The Mus musculus strain C57BL/6J chromosome 2, GRCm38.p6 C57BL/6J genome has a window encoding:
- the Tldc2 gene encoding TLD domain-containing protein 2 isoform X3 — MLTAHAALNAELLTDPPRGHLAWGSQHFLGQAQGLYPVLSCDRMKGWQWRYTQLPTEMEDTLSGEEGEEEEEEEPAPAPAPQDPVEPQLTEASQVLGASEIKQLSLHLPPRVTGHPWSLVFCTSRDGFSLRRLYRQMEGHSGPVLLLLRDQDGQMFGAFSSSAIRLSKGFYGTGETFLFSFSPQLKVFKWTGHNSFFVKGDLDSLMMGSGSGQFGLWLDGDLYHGGSYPCATFNNEVLARREQFCIKELEAWVLS; from the exons ATGCTAACTGCACATGCGGCCTTGAATGCCGAATTGCTCACAGACCCACCCCGTGGCCACTTGGCCTGGGGATCACAG CATTTCCTTGGCCAGGCCCAAGGACTCTACCCTGTCCTGAGCTGtgacagaatgaaaggctggcaATGGCGGTACACTCAGCTG CCCACAGAGATGGAGGACACACTGTctggggaggagggtgaggaggaggaagaggaggagccagccccagccccagccccccaGGACCCTGTGGAGCCTCAGCTTACAGAAGCTAGCCAAGTCCTAGGTGCCTCGGAGATTAAGCAG CTCAGCCTCCATCTGCCCCCAAGAGTCACTGGCCACCCCTGGAGTCTGGTCTTCTGCACATCAAGGGATGGCTTCAGTCTGCGGAGACTATACCGACAGATGGAGGGTCACAGTGGGCcagtactgctgctgctgagagatCAGGATGGACAG ATGTTTGGCGCCTTCTCCTCCTCAGCTATCCGACTCAGCAAAGGCTTCTACGGTACTGGAGAGacattcctcttctccttctccccacaGCTAAAG GTCTTTAAGTGGACAGGGCACAACTCTTTTTTTGTGAAAGGAGACCTGGACTCACTGATGATGGGCAGTGGAAG TGGCCAGTTTGGGCTGTGGCTGGACGGAGACCTGTACCATGGCGGAAGCTACCCCTGTGCGACCTTCAACAATGAAGTGCTGGCCCGCAGGGAGCAGTTCTGCATCAAGGAGCTGGAGGCCTGGGTTCTGAGCTGA
- the Tldc2 gene encoding TLD domain-containing protein 2 isoform X4 — translation MLTAHAALNAELLTDPPRGHLAWGSQHFLGQAQGLYPVLSCDRMKGWQWRYTQLPTEMEDTLSGEEGEEEEEEEPAPAPAPQDPVEPQLTEASQVLGASEIKQLQLHLQLSLHLPPRVTGHPWSLVFCTSRDGFSLRRLYRQMEGHSGPVLLLLRDQDGQMFGAFSSSAIRLSKGFYGTGETFLFSFSPQLKVFKWTGHNSFFVKGDLDSLMMGSGRAVSRARSLSLQWPVWAVAGRRPVPWRKLPLCDLQQ, via the exons ATGCTAACTGCACATGCGGCCTTGAATGCCGAATTGCTCACAGACCCACCCCGTGGCCACTTGGCCTGGGGATCACAG CATTTCCTTGGCCAGGCCCAAGGACTCTACCCTGTCCTGAGCTGtgacagaatgaaaggctggcaATGGCGGTACACTCAGCTG CCCACAGAGATGGAGGACACACTGTctggggaggagggtgaggaggaggaagaggaggagccagccccagccccagccccccaGGACCCTGTGGAGCCTCAGCTTACAGAAGCTAGCCAAGTCCTAGGTGCCTCGGAGATTAAGCAG CTCCAGCTCCATCTCCAGCTCAGCCTCCATCTGCCCCCAAGAGTCACTGGCCACCCCTGGAGTCTGGTCTTCTGCACATCAAGGGATGGCTTCAGTCTGCGGAGACTATACCGACAGATGGAGGGTCACAGTGGGCcagtactgctgctgctgagagatCAGGATGGACAG ATGTTTGGCGCCTTCTCCTCCTCAGCTATCCGACTCAGCAAAGGCTTCTACGGTACTGGAGAGacattcctcttctccttctccccacaGCTAAAG GTCTTTAAGTGGACAGGGCACAACTCTTTTTTTGTGAAAGGAGACCTGGACTCACTGATGATGGGCAGTGGAAG AGCTGTCTCCAGAGCTCGTTCCCTCTCTCTTCAGTGGCCAGTTTGGGCTGTGGCTGGACGGAGACCTGTACCATGGCGGAAGCTACCCCTGTGCGACCTTCAACAATGA
- the Tldc2 gene encoding TLD domain-containing protein 2 isoform X6, which yields MLTAHAALNAELLTDPPRGHLAWGSQHFLGQAQGLYPVLSCDRMKGWQWRYTQLPTEMEDTLSGEEGEEEEEEEPAPAPAPQDPVEPQLTEASQVLGASEIKQLQLHLQLSLHLPPRVTGHPWSLVFCTSRDGFSLRRLYRQMEGHSGPVLLLLRDQDGQMFGAFSSSAIRLSKGFYGTGETFLFSFSPQLKQCRPKLEGKNPSPP from the exons ATGCTAACTGCACATGCGGCCTTGAATGCCGAATTGCTCACAGACCCACCCCGTGGCCACTTGGCCTGGGGATCACAG CATTTCCTTGGCCAGGCCCAAGGACTCTACCCTGTCCTGAGCTGtgacagaatgaaaggctggcaATGGCGGTACACTCAGCTG CCCACAGAGATGGAGGACACACTGTctggggaggagggtgaggaggaggaagaggaggagccagccccagccccagccccccaGGACCCTGTGGAGCCTCAGCTTACAGAAGCTAGCCAAGTCCTAGGTGCCTCGGAGATTAAGCAG CTCCAGCTCCATCTCCAGCTCAGCCTCCATCTGCCCCCAAGAGTCACTGGCCACCCCTGGAGTCTGGTCTTCTGCACATCAAGGGATGGCTTCAGTCTGCGGAGACTATACCGACAGATGGAGGGTCACAGTGGGCcagtactgctgctgctgagagatCAGGATGGACAG ATGTTTGGCGCCTTCTCCTCCTCAGCTATCCGACTCAGCAAAGGCTTCTACGGTACTGGAGAGacattcctcttctccttctccccacaGCTAAAG CAATGCCGGCCTAAACTGGAAGGCAAAAACCCAAGCCCACCCTGA
- the Tldc2 gene encoding TLD domain-containing protein 2, which produces MKGWQWRYTQLPTEMEDTLSGEEGEEEEEEEPAPAPAPQDPVEPQLTEASQVLGASEIKQLSLHLPPRVTGHPWSLVFCTSRDGFSLRRLYRQMEGHSGPVLLLLRDQDGQMFGAFSSSAIRLSKGFYGTGETFLFSFSPQLKVFKWTGHNSFFVKGDLDSLMMGSGSGQFGLWLDGDLYHGGSYPCATFNNEVLARREQFCIKELEAWVLS; this is translated from the exons atgaaaggctggcaATGGCGGTACACTCAGCTG CCCACAGAGATGGAGGACACACTGTctggggaggagggtgaggaggaggaagaggaggagccagccccagccccagccccccaGGACCCTGTGGAGCCTCAGCTTACAGAAGCTAGCCAAGTCCTAGGTGCCTCGGAGATTAAGCAG CTCAGCCTCCATCTGCCCCCAAGAGTCACTGGCCACCCCTGGAGTCTGGTCTTCTGCACATCAAGGGATGGCTTCAGTCTGCGGAGACTATACCGACAGATGGAGGGTCACAGTGGGCcagtactgctgctgctgagagatCAGGATGGACAG ATGTTTGGCGCCTTCTCCTCCTCAGCTATCCGACTCAGCAAAGGCTTCTACGGTACTGGAGAGacattcctcttctccttctccccacaGCTAAAG GTCTTTAAGTGGACAGGGCACAACTCTTTTTTTGTGAAAGGAGACCTGGACTCACTGATGATGGGCAGTGGAAG TGGCCAGTTTGGGCTGTGGCTGGACGGAGACCTGTACCATGGCGGAAGCTACCCCTGTGCGACCTTCAACAATGAAGTGCTGGCCCGCAGGGAGCAGTTCTGCATCAAGGAGCTGGAGGCCTGGGTTCTGAGCTGA
- the Tldc2 gene encoding TLD domain-containing protein 2 isoform X1 — MLTAHAALNAELLTDPPRGHLAWGSQHFLGQAQGLYPVLSCDRMKGWQWRYTQLPTEMEDTLSGEEGEEEEEEEPAPAPAPQDPVEPQLTEASQVLGASEIKQLQLHLQLSLHLPPRVTGHPWSLVFCTSRDGFSLRRLYRQMEGHSGPVLLLLRDQDGQMFGAFSSSAIRLSKGFYGTGETFLFSFSPQLKVFKWTGHNSFFVKGDLDSLMMGSGSGQFGLWLDGDLYHGGSYPCATFNNEVLARREQFCIKELEAWVLS; from the exons ATGCTAACTGCACATGCGGCCTTGAATGCCGAATTGCTCACAGACCCACCCCGTGGCCACTTGGCCTGGGGATCACAG CATTTCCTTGGCCAGGCCCAAGGACTCTACCCTGTCCTGAGCTGtgacagaatgaaaggctggcaATGGCGGTACACTCAGCTG CCCACAGAGATGGAGGACACACTGTctggggaggagggtgaggaggaggaagaggaggagccagccccagccccagccccccaGGACCCTGTGGAGCCTCAGCTTACAGAAGCTAGCCAAGTCCTAGGTGCCTCGGAGATTAAGCAG CTCCAGCTCCATCTCCAGCTCAGCCTCCATCTGCCCCCAAGAGTCACTGGCCACCCCTGGAGTCTGGTCTTCTGCACATCAAGGGATGGCTTCAGTCTGCGGAGACTATACCGACAGATGGAGGGTCACAGTGGGCcagtactgctgctgctgagagatCAGGATGGACAG ATGTTTGGCGCCTTCTCCTCCTCAGCTATCCGACTCAGCAAAGGCTTCTACGGTACTGGAGAGacattcctcttctccttctccccacaGCTAAAG GTCTTTAAGTGGACAGGGCACAACTCTTTTTTTGTGAAAGGAGACCTGGACTCACTGATGATGGGCAGTGGAAG TGGCCAGTTTGGGCTGTGGCTGGACGGAGACCTGTACCATGGCGGAAGCTACCCCTGTGCGACCTTCAACAATGAAGTGCTGGCCCGCAGGGAGCAGTTCTGCATCAAGGAGCTGGAGGCCTGGGTTCTGAGCTGA
- the Tldc2 gene encoding TLD domain-containing protein 2 isoform X5 has product MKGWQWRYTQLPTEMEDTLSGEEGEEEEEEEPAPAPAPQDPVEPQLTEASQVLGASEIKQLQLHLQLSLHLPPRVTGHPWSLVFCTSRDGFSLRRLYRQMEGHSGPVLLLLRDQDGQMFGAFSSSAIRLSKGFYGTGETFLFSFSPQLKVFKWTGHNSFFVKGDLDSLMMGSGSGQFGLWLDGDLYHGGSYPCATFNNEVLARREQFCIKELEAWVLS; this is encoded by the exons atgaaaggctggcaATGGCGGTACACTCAGCTG CCCACAGAGATGGAGGACACACTGTctggggaggagggtgaggaggaggaagaggaggagccagccccagccccagccccccaGGACCCTGTGGAGCCTCAGCTTACAGAAGCTAGCCAAGTCCTAGGTGCCTCGGAGATTAAGCAG CTCCAGCTCCATCTCCAGCTCAGCCTCCATCTGCCCCCAAGAGTCACTGGCCACCCCTGGAGTCTGGTCTTCTGCACATCAAGGGATGGCTTCAGTCTGCGGAGACTATACCGACAGATGGAGGGTCACAGTGGGCcagtactgctgctgctgagagatCAGGATGGACAG ATGTTTGGCGCCTTCTCCTCCTCAGCTATCCGACTCAGCAAAGGCTTCTACGGTACTGGAGAGacattcctcttctccttctccccacaGCTAAAG GTCTTTAAGTGGACAGGGCACAACTCTTTTTTTGTGAAAGGAGACCTGGACTCACTGATGATGGGCAGTGGAAG TGGCCAGTTTGGGCTGTGGCTGGACGGAGACCTGTACCATGGCGGAAGCTACCCCTGTGCGACCTTCAACAATGAAGTGCTGGCCCGCAGGGAGCAGTTCTGCATCAAGGAGCTGGAGGCCTGGGTTCTGAGCTGA
- the Tldc2 gene encoding TLD domain-containing protein 2 isoform X7: MEDTLSGEEGEEEEEEEPAPAPAPQDPVEPQLTEASQVLGASEIKQLQLHLQLSLHLPPRVTGHPWSLVFCTSRDGFSLRRLYRQMEGHSGPVLLLLRDQDGQMFGAFSSSAIRLSKGFYGTGETFLFSFSPQLKVFKWTGHNSFFVKGDLDSLMMGSGSGQFGLWLDGDLYHGGSYPCATFNNEVLARREQFCIKELEAWVLS, from the exons ATGGAGGACACACTGTctggggaggagggtgaggaggaggaagaggaggagccagccccagccccagccccccaGGACCCTGTGGAGCCTCAGCTTACAGAAGCTAGCCAAGTCCTAGGTGCCTCGGAGATTAAGCAG CTCCAGCTCCATCTCCAGCTCAGCCTCCATCTGCCCCCAAGAGTCACTGGCCACCCCTGGAGTCTGGTCTTCTGCACATCAAGGGATGGCTTCAGTCTGCGGAGACTATACCGACAGATGGAGGGTCACAGTGGGCcagtactgctgctgctgagagatCAGGATGGACAG ATGTTTGGCGCCTTCTCCTCCTCAGCTATCCGACTCAGCAAAGGCTTCTACGGTACTGGAGAGacattcctcttctccttctccccacaGCTAAAG GTCTTTAAGTGGACAGGGCACAACTCTTTTTTTGTGAAAGGAGACCTGGACTCACTGATGATGGGCAGTGGAAG TGGCCAGTTTGGGCTGTGGCTGGACGGAGACCTGTACCATGGCGGAAGCTACCCCTGTGCGACCTTCAACAATGAAGTGCTGGCCCGCAGGGAGCAGTTCTGCATCAAGGAGCTGGAGGCCTGGGTTCTGAGCTGA
- the Tldc2 gene encoding TLD domain-containing protein 2 isoform X2: MFPDVTLSNWIRPKRQARTGLPGKPWHFLGQAQGLYPVLSCDRMKGWQWRYTQLPTEMEDTLSGEEGEEEEEEEPAPAPAPQDPVEPQLTEASQVLGASEIKQLQLHLQLSLHLPPRVTGHPWSLVFCTSRDGFSLRRLYRQMEGHSGPVLLLLRDQDGQMFGAFSSSAIRLSKGFYGTGETFLFSFSPQLKVFKWTGHNSFFVKGDLDSLMMGSGSGQFGLWLDGDLYHGGSYPCATFNNEVLARREQFCIKELEAWVLS, from the exons CATTTCCTTGGCCAGGCCCAAGGACTCTACCCTGTCCTGAGCTGtgacagaatgaaaggctggcaATGGCGGTACACTCAGCTG CCCACAGAGATGGAGGACACACTGTctggggaggagggtgaggaggaggaagaggaggagccagccccagccccagccccccaGGACCCTGTGGAGCCTCAGCTTACAGAAGCTAGCCAAGTCCTAGGTGCCTCGGAGATTAAGCAG CTCCAGCTCCATCTCCAGCTCAGCCTCCATCTGCCCCCAAGAGTCACTGGCCACCCCTGGAGTCTGGTCTTCTGCACATCAAGGGATGGCTTCAGTCTGCGGAGACTATACCGACAGATGGAGGGTCACAGTGGGCcagtactgctgctgctgagagatCAGGATGGACAG ATGTTTGGCGCCTTCTCCTCCTCAGCTATCCGACTCAGCAAAGGCTTCTACGGTACTGGAGAGacattcctcttctccttctccccacaGCTAAAG GTCTTTAAGTGGACAGGGCACAACTCTTTTTTTGTGAAAGGAGACCTGGACTCACTGATGATGGGCAGTGGAAG TGGCCAGTTTGGGCTGTGGCTGGACGGAGACCTGTACCATGGCGGAAGCTACCCCTGTGCGACCTTCAACAATGAAGTGCTGGCCCGCAGGGAGCAGTTCTGCATCAAGGAGCTGGAGGCCTGGGTTCTGAGCTGA